In one window of Onychomys torridus chromosome 5, mOncTor1.1, whole genome shotgun sequence DNA:
- the Ctrl gene encoding chymotrypsin-like protease CTRL-1, protein MLLLSLTLSLVLLGSSWGCGVPAITPALSYNQRIVNGENAVSGSWPWQVSLQESNGYHFCGGSLISPNWVVTAAHCQVTPGRHFVVLGEYDRSSNVEPVQVLSIAKAITHPSWNPTTMNNDVTLLKLASPAQYTKRISPVCLASPNEALPAGITCVTTGWGRTSGVGNVTPARLQQVVLPLVTVNQCRQYWGSRITDSMICAGGSGASSCQGDSGGPLVCQKGNTWVLIGIVSWGTQNCNVQAPAMYTRVSKFNTWINQVMAYN, encoded by the exons ATGTTACTGCTCAGCCTAACCCTTAGCCTGGTCCTCCTTGGCTCCTCCTGGG GCTGTGGTGTTCCTGCCATCACACCTGCCTTGAGCTACAACCAGAGGATTGTCAATGGGGAGAACGCAGTGTCAGGCTCCTGGCCCTGGCAGGTGTCTCTGCAG GAAAGCAACGGCTACCACTTTTGTGGCGGTTCCCTCATCAGCCCGAACTGGGTAGTCACTGCTGCCCACTGCCAAGTCAC TCCCGGGCGACACTTCGTTGTTTTGGGAGAGTATGACCGATCTTCTAATGTCGAACCTGTGCAAGTACTGTCCATCGCGAAG GCCATTACACACCCTAGCTGGAACCCCACCACTATGAACAATGATGTGACACTCTTGAAGCTCGCCTCACCAGCCCAGTACACAAAACGCATCTCACCAGTCTGCCTGGCTTCCCCAAATGAGGCGCTGCCTGCAGGCATCACCTGTGTCACCACTGGCTGGGGCCGCACCAGTGGTGTGG GTAATGTGACACCAGCACGTCTGCAGCAGGTAGTCCTACCCCTGGTCACTGTGAATCAGTGTCGGCAGTACTGGGGTTCGAGAATCACTGATTCCATGATATGTGCAGGTGGCTCAGGTGCCTCCTCATGCCAG GGTGACTCAGGAGGCCCTCTTGTCTGCCAGAAAGGAAACACCTGGGTGCTGATTGGTATCGTCTCCTGGGGCACTCAGAACTGCAATGTGCAAGCACCAGCCATGTACACTCGAGTTAGCAAGTTCAACACCTGGATCAACCAGGTCATGGCCTATAACTAA
- the Psmb10 gene encoding LOW QUALITY PROTEIN: proteasome subunit beta type-10 (The sequence of the model RefSeq protein was modified relative to this genomic sequence to represent the inferred CDS: deleted 1 base in 1 codon) — protein sequence MLQQAVEHRGGFSFENCQRNASLEHVLSGLRVPHARKTGTTIAGLVFRDGVILGADTRATNDSVVADKNCEKIHFIAPKIYCCGAGVAADTEMTTRMAASKMELHALSTGREPRVATVTRILRQTLFRYKGHVGASLIVGGVDLTGPQLYGVHPHGSYSRLPFTALGSGQDAALALLEDRFQPNMTLEAAQELLVEAITAGILDDLGSGGSVDACVITAAGAKLLRTLSSPTKPVQRAGRYHFAPGTTAVLTQEVRPLNLELLEETVHAMEVE from the exons ATGCTGCAGCAGGCAGTGGAACACAGAGGAGGCTTCTCTTTCGAGAACTGCCAGAG GAATGCGTCATTGGAACACGTCCTCTCGGGCCTTCGGGTCCCTCATGCCCGCAAGACCGGGACTACCATCGCGGGACTTGTGTTCCGA GATGGAGTTATCTTGGGAGCCGATACGCGGGCCACTAACGATTCGGTCGTGGCGGACAAAAACTGCGAGAAGATCCACTTCATCGCTCCCAAAATCTA CTGCTGTGGGGCTGGAGTAGCTGCCGACACTGAGATGACCACGCGGATGGCAGCTTCCAAGATGGAGCTACATGCGCTGTCCACC GGCCGTGAGCCTCGGGTGGCCACTGTCACCCGTATCCTGCGCCAGACACTCTTCCG GTACAAAGGCCACGTGGGAGCATCACTGATCGTGGGCGGGGTTGACCTCACCGGGCCGCAACTCTACGGCGTGCATCCGCACGGTTCCTACAGCCGTTTGCCCTTTACCGCCCTGG GCTCTGGACAGGATGCAGCCTTGGCACTGCTGGAGGACAGGTTCCAGCCAAACATGACG CTGGAGGCTGCCCAAGAGCTGTTGGTGGAAGCCATCACTGCAGGAATCCTGGATGACCTGGGCTCTGGAGGCAGTGTGGACGCATGCGTGATCACTGCAGCAGGCGCCAAGCTGCTGAGAACACTGAGCTCACCCACAAAGCCTGTGCAGAG AGCTGGCCGTTACCACTTTGCTCCTGGAACCACAGCTGTCCTGACCCAGGAAGTGAgacccctgaacctggagcttctgGAGGAAACTGTGCACGCCATGGAGGTGGAATAA